One window of the Crassaminicella thermophila genome contains the following:
- the murJ gene encoding murein biosynthesis integral membrane protein MurJ, whose amino-acid sequence MARLNGTTKTVTIVMVIMILSRLLGFIREVIMTNTFGRGIETDAFFAAFTIPDLMYTLLVGGALSAAFIPVFTSYLATEGEKEAWKVGSSFINLVVFALVIISILGILFAKYLVPFVAYGFKGEQLALTIKLTRFMFPAVTFTALAGLTSGILQAYKQFYVSYIGPILYNIGIIFGTIFLSQYFGIIGTAIGVIIGAITNFLFQFFFAKNKMQYYYLGFDFKHPGIRKIFKLILPTLIGLSVNQVSLIVNQNIASLLDTGSITALRLANRIIQLPLGIFAVSIASVIFPTITSQIARGEFEKFKYTFSLGMRNILFIIIPSAVGLFVLRMPLIRLLFVNGAFTEHDAFITAQVLLYYTPGLVTQAGIQILIRGFYANHDTKTPLKVSIISVISNILFNIVFVKYTSFGVKGLAFVYSTTSFMNMVILYYIFSKRMDGIKDKEIFISIGKTLLACIGMGLVVASVNMYLTKFINPFDKYLQIFQIGISSITGVGIFVLIAYLLKMEELRRVVKILLRK is encoded by the coding sequence ATGGCAAGACTTAATGGGACAACGAAAACAGTAACAATTGTTATGGTGATTATGATATTAAGTAGACTTTTAGGTTTTATTCGTGAAGTTATAATGACAAATACCTTTGGTAGAGGGATAGAAACGGATGCTTTTTTTGCTGCATTTACTATACCTGATTTGATGTATACTCTACTTGTTGGAGGAGCATTAAGTGCAGCATTTATTCCTGTATTTACAAGTTATTTAGCTACAGAAGGGGAAAAAGAGGCTTGGAAAGTAGGATCCTCTTTTATAAATTTAGTTGTTTTTGCATTAGTTATTATATCAATACTAGGTATTTTGTTTGCTAAGTATTTAGTTCCATTTGTTGCATATGGTTTTAAAGGAGAACAGCTAGCACTTACTATCAAATTAACTCGTTTTATGTTTCCAGCAGTAACTTTTACTGCTCTTGCAGGATTAACATCAGGTATTTTACAAGCATATAAGCAATTTTATGTTTCTTATATAGGACCTATTCTATATAATATAGGGATTATTTTTGGAACAATTTTTTTATCACAATATTTTGGAATTATCGGTACAGCTATAGGTGTAATTATAGGTGCTATAACTAATTTTTTATTTCAATTTTTCTTTGCTAAAAATAAAATGCAGTATTATTATCTAGGTTTTGACTTTAAGCATCCTGGTATACGAAAGATTTTTAAGTTAATTCTTCCTACTCTGATTGGGCTATCAGTAAATCAAGTTAGTCTTATTGTGAATCAGAATATTGCTTCATTACTAGATACAGGAAGTATTACAGCATTAAGATTAGCTAATCGGATTATTCAACTACCTTTAGGGATATTTGCAGTAAGTATTGCAAGTGTAATTTTTCCAACTATTACTTCTCAAATTGCAAGAGGAGAATTTGAAAAGTTTAAATATACTTTTTCATTAGGAATGAGAAATATTTTATTTATTATTATACCGTCGGCTGTTGGATTATTTGTACTAAGAATGCCTTTGATAAGATTATTATTTGTAAATGGAGCTTTTACAGAACACGATGCATTTATAACAGCTCAGGTGCTACTCTATTATACCCCAGGCTTAGTTACACAAGCAGGTATACAAATATTAATTCGAGGTTTTTATGCAAATCATGATACAAAGACACCATTAAAGGTTAGTATTATTTCTGTTATATCAAATATATTATTTAATATTGTTTTTGTTAAATATACTTCCTTTGGTGTTAAGGGATTAGCTTTTGTATATTCTACAACAAGTTTTATGAATATGGTCATATTGTATTATATTTTTAGCAAAAGGATGGATGGAATAAAAGACAAAGAAATATTCATATCTATAGGAAAAACACTTTTAGCGTGTATTGGAATGGGGCTCGTTGTTGCAAGTGTAAATATGTATTTAACAAAATTTATCAATCCGTTTGATAAGTATTTACAAATATTTCAAATAGGAATATCAAGTATAACTGGTGTAGGAATATTTGTATTAATAGCTTATTTACTAAAAATGGAAGAATTAAGGCGAGTAGTAAAAATATTATTACGAAAATAA
- a CDS encoding PDDEXK family nuclease, which produces MKLWLDIFFMMSLFTVIVITYLFKKNLINLMKLEFGGKFMLIPVNINSSIEVNNLDIEILQFKDLGIKEEHIEDFLRKNIEIIIDDETLLVIGRQVRNIEKGRSDLTAIDKDGNLVLIEIKRDLDDIKIRKEPFEFQAIRYAASYAKIKNVDEAVEKIFVPYILKYNDEFELGELTPEEKGKRILNEFLEKNNALKTFNKKQRIILVASGFDAQTLSAVAWLIENGVDINCIEIVPVKIGEQMLLQSNQILPLQKLDDYYVEIEDKNTTTSGQSKITRKYLPRMNKLFEWGIIKAGDMVEIKNYPNSEAKVIDIQKVEYKDEVMSFNQWGEKVTEWSSVNIYEWTILKGSNKTLHELRMEKMEELQNDKLD; this is translated from the coding sequence ATGAAACTATGGCTAGATATATTTTTTATGATGAGTTTATTCACAGTTATTGTAATTACTTACTTATTTAAAAAGAATTTGATAAATTTGATGAAACTAGAATTTGGAGGTAAATTTATGTTGATTCCTGTAAATATAAATAGTTCAATTGAAGTAAATAACTTAGATATAGAGATTTTGCAATTTAAGGATTTAGGTATCAAAGAAGAACATATTGAAGATTTTTTAAGAAAAAATATTGAGATAATCATTGATGATGAAACTTTATTGGTAATTGGGAGACAAGTTAGAAATATAGAAAAAGGCAGAAGTGATTTAACAGCAATAGATAAAGATGGGAACTTGGTTTTAATTGAAATAAAAAGAGATTTAGATGACATTAAAATTAGAAAAGAACCCTTTGAATTTCAAGCTATTAGATATGCTGCAAGTTATGCAAAAATAAAAAATGTTGACGAAGCAGTAGAAAAAATATTTGTACCGTACATATTAAAGTACAACGATGAGTTTGAATTAGGGGAATTAACCCCTGAAGAGAAAGGAAAGAGGATATTAAATGAATTTCTTGAAAAGAACAATGCCTTAAAGACATTTAATAAAAAGCAGAGGATTATTTTAGTTGCTTCAGGTTTTGATGCCCAAACTTTATCGGCAGTAGCTTGGTTAATTGAAAATGGTGTTGATATAAACTGTATTGAGATTGTTCCAGTGAAAATAGGTGAGCAAATGCTATTACAGTCAAATCAGATATTGCCATTGCAAAAATTGGATGACTACTATGTTGAAATAGAGGATAAAAATACTACTACAAGTGGACAAAGTAAAATAACTAGAAAATATTTACCTAGAATGAATAAGCTGTTTGAATGGGGGATCATTAAAGCTGGAGATATGGTTGAAATTAAGAATTATCCTAATTCAGAGGCAAAGGTTATTGATATTCAAAAGGTTGAGTACAAAGATGAAGTAATGTCTTTTAACCAATGGGGAGAAAAAGTAACGGAGTGGTCATCTGTAAATATCTATGAATGGACTATTTTAAAAGGAAGTAATAAGACACTGCATGAATTAAGAATGGAAAAGATGGAAGAACTACAAAATGATAAGTTAGATTAA